In Maylandia zebra isolate NMK-2024a linkage group LG12, Mzebra_GT3a, whole genome shotgun sequence, a single genomic region encodes these proteins:
- the LOC143421351 gene encoding arrestin domain-containing protein 3-like: MYPFSFRIPDGILPSTYKRARGKIVHKVKAELTQSITRKTKAHFTFVSKADMGIPGLLEPQYTHKDKSVLGSGKVSVDVHTTQMGYMQGEALVVTVEINNNSSRTVKPKFKLYQKHSFFAQGHRTVYTHDILRDKAEAVEASSGRKTVTKVITIPGDLPPSILNSHIINLEYMLKVQMKIKCSIDPKLKLPIVIMPAVVKQPHPSAGIGFDTFRNPENPAWGTTPQQTPPQCGDLPPPYGAHATYPTTTLDDDGIEMLTF; the protein is encoded by the exons ATGTATCCTTTTTCGTTCAGGATTCCTGATGG AATACTGCCATCAACCTATAAAAGAGCCCGTGGAAAAATTGTTCATAAGGTGAAAGCAGAGCTGACACAATCAATTACAAGAAAAACCAAGGCTCACTTCACTTTTGTGTCCAAGGCAGACATGGGCATTCCTGGACTTCTG GAACCTCAGTATACTCATAAGGATAAATCTGTTTTGGGCTCTGGAAAGGTTTCAGTAGATGTTCATACCACTCAGATGGGATACATGCAAG GCGAAGCTCTCGTGGTCACAGTTGAAATCAACAACAACTCGAGTCGCACAGTGAAGCCCAAATTCAAACTGTATCAGAAACACAGTTTCTTTGCCCAGGGCCACAGGACAGTTTACACACACGACATCCTTAGGGATAAGGCTGAGGCTGTTGAAGCATCTTCTGGCAGAAAAACTGTGACCAAGGTGATCACCATCCCTGGAGACCTACCCCCCTCCATCTTGAACAGCCACATCATCAACCTGGAGTACATGCTGAAG GTCCAAATGAAAATCAAATGTTCCATTGATCCAAAGCTCAAACTTCCTATAGTTATCATGCCTGCGGTTGTGAAACAACCACATCCTTCTGCTGGCATTGGATTTGACACTTTTAGGAACCCAGAAAATCCAGCCTGGGGAACTACACCCCAGCAAACACCACCCCAGTGTGGAGATCTTCCACCTCCCTACGGAGCACATGCGACGTACCCCACTACCACTCTCGATGATGATGGCATTGAGATGTTAACTTTTtga